ATACAGACAATCAGTGCTCAAAGAgagaaaacaatattaaagacCAAAGTCCTAGAGACAATAAGAACTTAAAAAATGTAGATGAAAATGAAGAAGCGGACATTTTTGGTCTCGATTTTAATCTTGGATTTAGTCAATCCGCGAATAAATCAGAGAatcaaaataacaaacaagGGAATTCTTTGCCATCTCCTGCTGGGAGTTTTCAATTAAAAGGAGCTTGCCCCGCAAGTACAAATACAAACCAAGTAGTCCCAACCTTGTTTGAGACATACAGCCAAGATGAGGACATGGACTTCTTCAACGATTTTTCCGACATTgacgtaaaactaatgaaaaACTTATTTGATTCAGATTCTTCACCTTTAATTGAAACTGAAACGCAGGGAATTACCAAGCAGGAAAAGTACAAGAAACAACCTAAAATTGTACATAGGAACTTATTTtctcaacaacaacaaccgaAACACCATTTTAGACCTACGGAacaaagtttttcaaaattacACAGCCACAGCACACCAAGCAATCAAAGGCAGTTTACCCAACCACTATGTAGACCAAACCTTAAGAAACCAAGAATGACCTTGCCCAATAACCCTGAGGTAGATTTGTGTTACCCATACTCCTACATAGGCAGCTCATCACcttataaaagtttaaataccaaCTCTGTTCCTACCCCTCAATCACCAGATTATGTTCACACTTTCACATCAAACACAAAGCCTTCAAATTCCCAATTACCATCAAAACCAAAATCTGCCCCACAATTTTCACCTGTAGTATCAAATCCTACTCACCTAGAAAACTTGGATATGAACCACGCTGAAGCATTACTGGCAATAAAAGGTGTTGTTGGTTCAGTTGCTTCAAAAAATCCACACATTATGAAGAGTTCTAcattaacaaagaaaacatcGGCCAGTAATACTCCGGTTAACATGATTATTGGGCAAGCAGCTTCTAATGTCGATTTACTAAAACACCGACCTTTAAGAGGTATAGAGAATTCCCAACCTGatttatttaatgaaaatgaCAACCCTTCCCAATTTGATTACTATGATGCCTCAAAATTGCCTGGAATTGATTCCACAAGCCAACCTTCACATGATATTAACAGCACTTCACTTTCGGTATGCCAGGGGTCCGATACGTTCAATACCACCATAGATGACAACTATTTCGACCCATTCTTTAACACCGCCGGCCATTTTAATGCTACAGATCGGTCTGCTGAAGActttcctttatttcctagtACCCCTCAAAGTCCTgaggaaaataaattaacttcTAAATGGAACAAATTCATCCACAATGCCCCTTACACACATCACACACAAAAACTCCATAAAAAATGGGTTGAAAATGTCGTTCAAGTAGAAAAAGTCCAAGCAagtcaaattaaaaacacacagCAGCAAATATACAGTACACAACCAATACCAATGTTTGAACAGAATCCAAGTCTACCACCCACTCAGACTTACCCTGCATTTAATATCAATGAgatgtgtgatgtcacagacaACATTCTTTACAACAATACTCCCAAACAATCCCAATTATTTGGTCAATCTATTTGCAACACTGCATTAGATATAGATGAGGATTTTTTcgataaattttaattaaagcctaaacatttttgtgttttttcttttacatATTCATTCTTGAAAGATTAActgtttttacatatatattatatatgcctctatatatgtttttatgaaaatatactttttaagttattttttatatttgttgtgttttcATGTTTTTGCCTTTTTGTGTGCCAAATACATTTGTTATACATTGAAGAATTGGTGTGTTGCAGAGATCGGTATTtgagatattttaaattatatatgcTCCCCTAACAGTTTCTTGGAAAACTTATCTTTGTACTTCTCATATTTAGTGTGTTCTTATACATATTATAGCATAGTAGAGGTGCTTAGTTTCATTTAATATAGTGGTAGTATCATTCAGTATAAATACTAATACTGCACCATCACTGTGACTGTGCCAGTTAAAAACTAggagacaaataaatttaataaatttcaatGTTTGGCAATAGCCTCATAAGAACATCCTTACTGGATTTGTACAATTATGATTATTATTTCATCAATAGACCAAAGACACAACAAATTTCAAAACCAGTTAAGCAATCCTTAAAGCTGAATCTAAACAAGTGATATCAGAATTACAGGTTTGTTTGTGACAATACAAGTTttccataaaatatataagttataaccaGTCAATTTAATATGTGCGCACAATATATGACCCCTCAATTCactttacatttattcgtaCACTATGTGGTCCATTAAATTACTTCATATCCTTCAATACACATAAAACCTATTACGTTATGTTCTTGCATGCAATATTTAACCCCACCaatttacattctattcttactaagtatttgtataaatatgtCATGCATTCAATAAACAACATtagcaaattaaaaaacaagcaacaaattaaattaaaatacaatttttatagAATAATTTAAGGCTATTAATCATTACCTTTAATACAGGAACGCATGAGGAGGGAGTTATTTTTCCCGACTCATGATGATCTAAGCAGAAATCCAGATATTCCCGAACCATCAACTGAAGTGCCCACAACTTTTGCATCAGTGGATGACTATAGAAATATATGGAGAACAGTTGTAAAGGGTAAGTGcctaaatatataatacatagaAAAGGACATGTAATGGAAACAAAGGTTCTGTAACCCAATGCATTAAATTGCTTTTAAGCAATATGTCCAATACTGGAAATGTGGAAAAGAGAAGTAGATTAATGAAAACTGTATTATTTAAGTGTCAGGTACTAgagtaaatataatatgtagtTGTGAAATGAAACCCCCATGTTATACCATCTGCCATTGCCCTGCCAGGCGAGGTTAAAtaaccaagttacattcatttacaaaacataactaACTGCATCTTACACAATTGACAAATGATGGTTATCATGCAAATCTTTCAACAGAACACTTTAACTTCAAAATATGGGCCGCATGCAAACAGTATCATTCTTCAATGAGAAATGCTGACCTCAGCAAATCATTGGTGCAATCTGGTGTTGTATATTCATATGCACAACGTCAACCTGTGTACCCTAAAGAATTTATGCTGCAAAATGTAAGAACAGCAACAGACATGTGTGATGAAGACTTGGTGGGTGGCAATAAAAGTATAcagtcaattttattttagctaatggttttaataaaaaactacaACAAAATGTTAGTGATAATtacattctttattttaagtaaaaaaagtacaaaatattAAGTAATTTCTACTTTTTGAGGTTAAAATTGAGAATTTTTGTTCAAGCTttataatttcaaatataattttcatattttcagtTGATGTTAGGGGATCCACCATACTGTGACCATGACACGCCATGTAGAATGAACAGAGTTAAAAAGGAAGGGCCCAACATTggaagaatattttattcttgtgCACGGAAGCGAAAATGCAAGGTGAATAACtgaatataacattaaaaaaagaaattaaaaagttacaaaaagcGGTGAAAAATTGTGTAGGTGTGTGTGGATTCACGTTATAgtaatttattatgttttgaGTGGTAACTTACTACCAAAACAATCAGTGAATTTGtgcaaagatttttaaaatgcaaaaattgtAGCACCATAagactgttattttatttttggcttaaaagaataaattatcaacaaaatgtaacttaattgcactttaaaacatattttcagttttttaagTGGGCAGAGGTTTctaaaatcaaatcaaaacCAAGTGTCTCTCTTCTGCCATCAAGTGATATggttaaaattaacaacgagAGAGCGCTAGCAAGctatttgttgcaaaatgaCGTCAAGTTTTTTACAGGATGTGCTTTAAGAAGGTgggttaatttttaacaaaaatgttatttaaaaaacttgtttttttagagtTAATCTGGTTTGTAATGTTAaacaatgtaacttgattagaaaatgtaaataaagaatacattaaaaaaaattaatggttatttaatgtttaccaTAGTgataattaaaagttaactaaaaaaagattgtgttaatatcaaaaaaaattactgttaGATTTGtcaaagcaaaaaaaacattacaaagtTAACCTGAATAatagttacaaaacaaactaaattgCATCACGGAAAATCTCAACACTTAAAACTGACATGTTTACCATCACCATtcgtataaacaacaaacacctGACCCCTTCCCTCTGGCCGcgattttcttttctttttcgtTGGTTTTCGGTGTGGGGAGTTAGGAACAgtggtttgaatatttttgtcttCTTTTTTTGAGTCCAAACTTCCCCAAGCTTTTTGCGCAAGTGTCCGTCTGTCTTTGATTATATCAGAGCCTCGTTCTGAGCTACGATCGACCTTTTTTGACGTAGTTTGCTCCACCAAGCTTCGAAGAGGTTTCATATCTTTGGTGCTCGATATTTTCCCATATTTTCCATCTTCTGTTGTGACGTGGAACACATTACCCAGCTTGTCAGACCACTCTATTACCTGCTGGAAAAAATGTTGGTGCTTCTGGTAAATGTATCTAACAGTTAAATTGTAGTGATGTTCAGTACatacaatataatttttaaactgtgctGTCTTAGATTTACAGAATGAAATCAGTACATATTTCTATTGCTACcctatagttttaaaaatatttcaaatatagtCGCAAGTTGGCAGTAgatatcatttttaaatataaatcaaaataacaCCCAACCAACCTGTTGAGAGCCAAGTTCACGCATAATACTTGGATAGAGCGGCGTTTCCGATCTTAATTGCTGTAACCTCGTCAATGGTCtgaatgttgttttttctatgtttgttgCGTCTCTTTCCGTGAAACTCGTAGATTGTTCATTAGTGTGCGTGCACTTACATGTTTGTGGATGGTTGGGTGACACTTTTGAGGGCTTTGCAATTTCCGGCAGCATTTTCTGCTTTAGCTTTGCAATACCTGGCACAGTTTTCTTGTATGTTTTTTCCTCAGAAATCCCTTGATCCACATTCTCCTGTGTTAACATATCTCCGGCCATGTTTAGCACTGCCAACATTGAGTTCGGTTTGCTCTTAATGCTTCTTAAAGCTCTGAGCTCTTCTATCTTCTTTTTAAGCGGCGTTTTGTCAAGAATATTGTAAGTTTCTTTGTTCGCTATGGGTGACATTCGCTTGTGTGCCACCAGGTTCATTCTCTGTTCAAACCTCTTTGTAGGTTTGTCATTAAAATTCTCATGAACATAACATTGAGGTGACACTGGTGTGCTTTCTCTTGAATACCTGCACCTTAAATGAACTTTTTCCGGGAAAACTTTTAGCGTTTCTTCCACTTTATTTTCCCCCTTTACCCTCTCCGGCGTGTTATGCCTAGTTTCACAAACTTTCGAAGTCGTTTGAATAGGAGGCAGAGGTTTCTTCTTACTTTCCTTAATCCCAGCTGAACCCAATCTCCTCTGTAGAAACTCGATAATAGAATTCCTTCTTGGTCGAGGAAAATTAAACATTCCACTTTTACTGGACTCCTGAGAGTTAGGTCTTGTctccatatttttattctgggAGGTTAAAGTTATTACCCTTGGAGCACCAACAGTTAATTCACGTTCTTTCCTCTCGCGATGAACTTTATTTCCGATATTACTTTCCTTTCTAAGCAGACGTACTTTATAAGTCTTATCGAAGTTCAAATGGAGGTATTTTAACTTTGATTCTTTCCCAATGTCAAAAGAACTAGGTTTAATATCAACTAAAACTTCTCtcttgttttgctgttgattattttgctttttctttGCATTACTTCTTACAGCCTTGGGTGTGCCAGGTACTTGATTGGGTATCGACACGCAATGCAAGGTTTCCATTGAATGTTCATACACAGTGTTAAGCAAATTATTTGACCTTATCGTTGCAGTTTTATTTCTCTGCGATGTCATACCATGATTAGGAGATCTAGCATTTTCAACTCTATCTTCAGTTTTACAAACTTTACCTTTTAAACTGAGACCTGATGCTCCAGCACAagttatttcattaaaatcagggttactttcatttatttcttctttAACAATTTCCCCTTCTTTCAATATCACTTTAAATAACTCAGAATCTCCAACACTCTCTGTGTTATCTACTTCCCCACCAACTGAAATAAAATCCTTATTATTATTTCCACTTTTCTCAGCACCAGATTTCACGATCGTCTTTTCCTGCTCCGAGGATAAACTTTGTACCGTCTGTGGTTTTGAAGATCCGGGACTTTTCCTCTCGTCCTCGCTTTCCCGCATCACTAACGATTTATCATCCTCTGCGGTTACTTCAAGATCGTTTGAATCCATCGAATTATGATTGTCTTCCACTGTTACATAACAACCGTCCCCCCCACTTAACCAACCCTCACCCTTATAATCATCATCTTTATTGTATTTTGCTTCGTACTTAACGAAAACATCATCGCAAGCGGTGTATGAGTGTTCATAAGCATCTCCAGACTCCACCCCTCTCACCTTAACAGCATCAGGCACTTGAAAACATCTTTTGTCTTTGCCCACTTCAACTTTTGAATCTTCATTTTCACTTCCTATTGACCCTATTGTTTCCGATACACCTGAATTACAATCAATTTCCAGAACTTTATTGTTCTTTTCAAAACTCGccactgttgttgttgtttcacgTTGACCCAATGTTGTTATCTCTCTATTTGTTTCTAAACATGGGTCATCTCCCTTTTCTACCGATTTTGTCCTTTCACCTACAGTATCATTACAAACTGCCAATTTATTTGGAtcaaaacaagaaatattttgaCTTTCCTTGATCGGCTTCTTTTCTGATTTATTATTTCCATGTAAATCTTCAATTTTAGGATTTTCTTGAAACAAATTTGCACCAGTTGATATTGTCGGTGTAACATCCTCTGTCTTACATACACTTGAAGTATTTCTACCTATACGTAAAGGTGTTTCTTCCCCATTTAGATGTATACTCATTTCACTTTCACACCCATCATAAGATGAAGAATTCGGAGTGCAAAGCCAGTCGTCATAACCTGACATATCCTGTACTTTggtattgtattttattgcagGTGTACTTAAGCTGAAGTCTTCTTGCAAATTAGTTTTGTTTCCACAAAAACCAGGATTGCTTTTAGCTCTTGAAGAAAGAATATTAAATTCTTCTTTCGTTTCTTGCAAAAATTCtgtcattttttgttggtttgctCTGGTCAATTTAAAACCTGATATTGCTTCATTTTTAGTTATTTCGCACAGATGTCtcctttttgtttctttttcattttgcAACTTTCAGGTGTAAAGTCCTTATGTTCTTGTTTAGGATTTTGCTTTGGTGttgaaaaaacttttgtttcaatttgtGAAATTCCAGCACTGACCTCCGGCCAAGCTTCAACAATATGCAACTCTCTTTCTTGTGGATTTTTCATGATATCATTCTCAATTTTGACATCACTTTTGCTGTTTGTAGCTTCAGAAATGTTACTTAAACTTCCACCAGTTTGTGGAGTTTTTCTTGGAGACAAAGATCGTCTTttcccaacttttaaaacggGTGGAATAGTCACTTCCATAAATGCTGAGTCAGAGCAAGATGACCTCAGCTTTATTTTCACTTCGTCATTCTTTTTTTCCGGGGCGACTTTAACTTTGGTAAAAGTTTTTCCCCTTGTGCGTTGCAGGTCTAAATACTTGCCTAAATATCCCTTGACTTCCATTTTGTTTTCACTCCTTGGTTCTAAATCCCCACGGTTTATATTATCCGAGAAAGTAGCACCTACCAATGAAACTGGAATGGATTTTCTTCTTCTTAAAATTTCACTAACTTTTTTTTCCTGTTTTACAGATACTGCTTCACAGGTATTATGCCAGctcttttgctttttttcttcAAGTTTTTCGAATTCCGAGAATTTTTCCGACTCTTTTTGCAAAAAGTTCAATTTCTTCTTAATGTCTCTGCAACAGGTTTCAAATTCTcgtttcttttctttttcttccacTTTATGAGTTTTACAACTCAAATTATCACTTTTAGATATCTTACAGtccttttttttcttagcACAACTTTTCCAATTCAACTCAACTTTTAACCTTGGCAGTTCTGGTTTAGTTGACCACTCTCTATATTTAGTAAACTGGTTTCCaggagaaaatgggacatttaCAACCTCTTTAACTGCTTTTCCGTGCAACTTATCTAGAAAATCATTGTCATTTTCAATGTTAGTTTCAGTTCTGTAAAAGTCGATTGCAGTGTCAGGTATTTTGATGCCGGTAATATCTTTACcccatgttttcatttgtttattgatGTAAGAAACGCAtttctaaaattaattatttgtcTCATCGCttaaatctgaaaaataaaatagataaaagtttcattgttttcaacaatgcaggaaaacatatacaaaataCAGGGTGTTCACCAAGTGTTTACACCTAATGTCCTATGTGAACTTTATTCTTTCTCATTTCTTGTATATTGAACTAAGTGTTTCAAAATATACCCAATAAGTAGGAAAATCAAAACAGATATATATTCCCAATACTTCAATGTccagaaaaaatattcttaaaaatGTATGATCATATATAGGAATATACTACATACTGTAACAAAAACACATCTCCACTAATTCGTTCATAATTCAGACCCCACTGAACCATCTACAAGGATCCAACCCTAATTATTTCTAAGTCCACTTATCACCATTGCTTCCCATACACCAAGTACTTGAAGATCTCACGTCTATAAATAACTTCCTATTTCTTGTTCTTTGTAATAACTTATACACATAAGTATCAGATTTGGAGAATGGTatcagcatttttttaaaattgagtTGACATATTCAATTTGGcagcaaattttaatttgtattttcataTTGTATTGTCCTATGCATTTTTAGTCCAAGCCTTAGCAACTCATATTTCCTAAGTATCTCATATTCCAAACCTTAGCATCTCATAGTATTCTGTACACACAGTATCCGATTAAGCCCAAGGTACATGATATGCATATAgggaaaaaaatgatttatggCAGGGGTGTCAAAAACTAGATATATTGTAACCTCATGCAAACTTTTTTAAGGTATTTCTTATATTATGCTACCTTTAATTGCTCTAGGTTGGAAAATATTGGGTATGATTAATGTttttgaaacataaaaatattaataccaacttgttttttttgcattgcaGAAAGTCTGTGGAAAATAATGAAGACACAAATCTGAAGGTATTGTTATCATTCATTTAtagttctttttttttctttttcaaactTTAGTGTGTATTTTTCAACTTgaagttatatttttgactttttgattatattttcttattaaaaactttatcaactTTTTCCGattaaaaactacaattacaatttttttaattctatttgtgttttttaatgttgaaGCCAAATTTCTAAAcactaaatattaaatttttaatcctATATACCACACAGGAAACATTGGCAGCAAAATACTTGTATCTTCAACTTTCTCGTGAAGATCGAAGTTTAATGAACATTGGGTTGAAAGGTctgtataaaaattaattacccAAGAAttacttcattttaaaaattttatagcttatgttttattttagcaaGGAACCCATTTtagtgtaaataaaatttatgttggttaaataaaattaatgttgtCTACTTggtatttaaattgaaaaccATAGTTATGTAATGTGCATCCTTAGTATGAAGAAacttctttgtttttaattttttaaccacAAAACCACTACAGCCAAGAATAGcaacataatatcaaaaatatttgactCTAAGACTgccaaattattttttttaaagtgttttaccCGTAAAGCTTACCAAAAATTAACCCCTGAGCTAtagtataaacaatttttatcaCCTATATAACCCAAGTTAAGATACCACATTAATAAATTTACTAGCTATAATCCAATGTTTGGTACaaaaaatacccaaaaaatatatattaccagttatattataagtttattttttatttttaactctattAAAATTATCACAATAACATATCTAGCCATAACTCAATATATTTTCTCAGATAGTTTATGGGCAGTATCAACTAATATGGACTTCACAGAAGATAAAACCGAACTTTTTCaagcaattttaaacaaaacaacaaactcGAACGAAATTGTTGTTCAACCTGTTAATTCTACTTCATCAAGATTGTTAAATGAaggttgttaattaattagttaacaatttaaatttacctaaAAAGTCTGTGgcatttatttgtaactttttactttatcctcgcatggtgttgtgttttatacacctcgtgccagcttaagtaaccatgtatgtttttttgaaggatttttttatgtatggctgataatttggacaacccattagtgaccactaggttggagtaattgcaattaggtgtcttgcccaaggccacatatgcccacaatagtagcagcgaagagccttgaacccattacttatagagacaggcgcgctaaccaactgtgctacagcgCCAGCTTATCGGTAACAGTTTCACATTAAAGTACATCACAAATGCCACCAACCTCAACTAACTTCATAAGTTGTGTAGCACAacgtaactttatgggtgattatctTTTTGGAGCGATTACATTAGGACTTCACCCCATAGACACATACaccccacaatagtagcagaaCACGCTATTACTAATATTCCTgtaaaaaatggatttttggAGTGATTGTTATCAAGACTCCACCccaaaagacacatacacccacaggGGCCACAACAATAGCAGAAAACAATACTAAAAACATTTCTGTCAAAAACCTAGTTTTGTAAATAgattaacaactaacaatcCTGAACCACTGTGGCTGTCTATATcctaaacaaaattaaaatatttatttcttacacTAGATAAGGTGGTAGTCATGTACGTTTGTAAATCTGCGTTGGAATTCTCATACTTGCGTATTCTGCAAGATGATATGAATCTACCGATGGTCACTTCGTTGTTGAATATGAAGTCAATCAACAAGCATGGTATGTAATGCATTGTGATATATATCTTGCTTTGGTGTACTGTACCCAATAACTATTGTTTATGGTAAGAGCCACATCAAAGTTTTTCTTAGATAAATCAATGTTAAatcataaacttaaaaaaacattacttttatgTAGCCTTAGAATAAGATTTTAAGAGAAAATTTAAGAtactaatttttttcacaaaacatttaagttttcATATAATAAGACAAAATTAGCattgtaaattaatttaaataagtgGTTAATGTTAAAACTCTCAGCCACGAGAATACATAAAGTTACTTTAATGTACAGTTGCAACATAAGATTTCAAGATAATATTTAAGACATTAAATCCTGTCACAAGTCAATTAAAATATCGGAAAATCAGCTTAAACCCTAgccacaaaaatatttaactttataagaTTTCCTCACCCATGTTCAATGCAGGTGGTTTGAATTTCACCGGGACATTTGAtttgaccaaaccaaccaatgtCGTTCCATCTTCAAGAGGAAAACAAGTATTTCACATTGAGATTAGTTATGATGATATGGTAAGTCTATTTACTATAATACGCTACATGTTGTGATGTTcgaggctcttcgctgctaccattgtaggggTATGTGTCATTGCACCTaaagacaatttaaaaagttgtctaaattgtcagccacacattaaaaaaaatcaaaaaaataatcacctacaaagttacatacatggtaactcgtaagctggcatgttGTGTGTTTAACACGTAagattaaatagttttaaagtaATGAACTCTATAATGACAATTATGACATTATTGATATtaattcattgtttaataataataaagccATTGATTCATCACCAGATTTCACTATCAACTTGTTATGTCAAGAATTATAATTTG
The DNA window shown above is from Ciona intestinalis chromosome 3, KH, whole genome shotgun sequence and carries:
- the LOC108949337 gene encoding uncharacterized protein LOC108949337 isoform X2 codes for the protein MTEFLQETKEEFNILSSRAKSNPGFCGNKTNLQEDFSLSTPAIKYNTKVQDMSGYDDWLCTPNSSSYDGCESEMSIHLNGEETPLRIGRNTSSVCKTEDVTPTISTGANLFQENPKIEDLHGNNKSEKKPIKESQNISCFDPNKLAVCNDTVGERTKSVEKGDDPCLETNREITTLGQRETTTTVASFEKNNKVLEIDCNSGVSETIGSIGSENEDSKVEVGKDKRCFQVPDAVKVRGVESGDAYEHSYTACDDVFVKYEAKYNKDDDYKGEGWLSGGDGCYVTVEDNHNSMDSNDLEVTAEDDKSLVMRESEDERKSPGSSKPQTVQSLSSEQEKTIVKSGAEKSGNNNKDFISVGGEVDNTESVGDSELFKVILKEGEIVKEEINESNPDFNEITCAGASGLSLKGKVCKTEDRVENARSPNHGMTSQRNKTATIRSNNLLNTVYEHSMETLHCVSIPNQVPGTPKAVRSNAKKKQNNQQQNKREVLVDIKPSSFDIGKESKLKYLHLNFDKTYKVRLLRKESNIGNKVHRERKERELTVGAPRVITLTSQNKNMETRPNSQESSKSGMFNFPRPRRNSIIEFLQRRLGSAGIKESKKKPLPPIQTTSKVCETRHNTPERVKGENKVEETLKVFPEKVHLRCRYSRESTPVSPQCYVHENFNDKPTKRFEQRMNLVAHKRMSPIANKETYNILDKTPLKKKIEELRALRSIKSKPNSMLAVLNMAGDMLTQENVDQGISEEKTYKKTVPGIAKLKQKMLPEIAKPSKVSPNHPQTCKCTHTNEQSTSFTERDATNIEKTTFRPLTRLQQLRSETPLYPSIMRELGSQQVIEWSDKLGNVFHVTTEDGKYGKISSTKDMKPLRSLVEQTTSKKVDRSSERGSDIIKDRRTLAQKAWGSLDSKKEDKNIQTTVPNSPHRKPTKKKRKSRPEGRGQVFVVYTNGDGKHVSFKC
- the LOC108949337 gene encoding uncharacterized protein LOC108949337 isoform X1; translated protein: MTEFLQETKEEFNILSSRAKSNPGFCGNKTNLQEDFSLSTPAIKYNTKVQDMSGYDDWLCTPNSSSYDGCESEMSIHLNGEETPLRIGRNTSSVCKTEDVTPTISTGANLFQENPKIEDLHGNNKSEKKPIKESQNISCFDPNKLAVCNDTVGERTKSVEKGDDPCLETNREITTLGQRETTTTVASFEKNNKVLEIDCNSGVSETIGSIGSENEDSKVEVGKDKRCFQVPDAVKVRGVESGDAYEHSYTACDDVFVKYEAKYNKDDDYKGEGWLSGGDGCYVTVEDNHNSMDSNDLEVTAEDDKSLVMRESEDERKSPGSSKPQTVQSLSSEQEKTIVKSGAEKSGNNNKDFISVGGEVDNTESVGDSELFKVILKEGEIVKEEINESNPDFNEITCAGASGLSLKGKVCKTEDRVENARSPNHGMTSQRNKTATIRSNNLLNTVYEHSMETLHCVSIPNQVPGTPKAVRSNAKKKQNNQQQNKREVLVDIKPSSFDIGKESKLKYLHLNFDKTYKVRLLRKESNIGNKVHRERKERELTVGAPRVITLTSQNKNMETRPNSQESSKSGMFNFPRPRRNSIIEFLQRRLGSAGIKESKKKPLPPIQTTSKVCETRHNTPERVKGENKVEETLKVFPEKVHLRCRYSRESTPVSPQCYVHENFNDKPTKRFEQRMNLVAHKRMSPIANKETYNILDKTPLKKKIEELRALRSIKSKPNSMLAVLNMAGDMLTQENVDQGISEEKTYKKTVPGIAKLKQKMLPEIAKPSKVSPNHPQTCKCTHTNEQSTSFTERDATNIEKTTFRPLTRLQQLRSETPLYPSIMRELGSQQQVIEWSDKLGNVFHVTTEDGKYGKISSTKDMKPLRSLVEQTTSKKVDRSSERGSDIIKDRRTLAQKAWGSLDSKKEDKNIQTTVPNSPHRKPTKKKRKSRPEGRGQVFVVYTNGDGKHVSFKC